One Thermus sp. CCB_US3_UF1 DNA window includes the following coding sequences:
- a CDS encoding ABC transporter permease — protein MASAPTRTNLVLQRFRKHRLAVWGGRILLVLYLMAAFAGFFSPYDPNYYELYPPKGNHPPTRIHFVDPETGRLSWPFVYATKRSIDPVSLQPRYEEDPSQGKFYLRFFVRTPDQPYTLFKVFRSDLRLFGVEAPGKIFLMGTDNFGRDLFSRIVYGGQVSLTIGILSALVSFTLGLLLGGIAGYFSGRPLALSLPPAAWRGLGWVLGPLSLLLWLAVGAGALFLAWSFVRLSPGEGVFSYLVDGVVLALGMGSAFLILRRVFREPLRLDPDDLIMRTVEIIAAIPSLFLLISLRAVFPTNIDPLLTFYLVVGLLGFIGWGGLARVVRGIVLSVREMDYVQAARALGASDGRIIGRHVLPATASYVIVSLSLTIPGFILGESGLSFLGLGVTEPYTSWGLLLQAAQQGGFASFTDRPWVLWPGFFIFLSVLSWNFLGDGLRDALDPRRRQ, from the coding sequence ATGGCGAGTGCTCCTACCCGCACCAACCTGGTCCTCCAGCGCTTTCGCAAACACCGCCTGGCCGTATGGGGCGGGCGCATCCTCTTGGTCCTCTACTTGATGGCCGCCTTTGCCGGCTTCTTTAGCCCCTACGATCCCAACTACTATGAGCTTTACCCCCCTAAGGGCAACCATCCTCCCACCCGCATCCACTTTGTGGACCCGGAGACGGGCCGGCTCAGCTGGCCTTTTGTCTACGCCACCAAGCGGAGCATCGACCCCGTAAGCCTGCAGCCGCGCTACGAGGAGGATCCCTCCCAGGGCAAGTTCTACCTGCGTTTTTTCGTGCGCACCCCTGACCAGCCCTACACCCTTTTCAAGGTCTTCCGCTCCGACCTCAGGCTTTTTGGGGTGGAGGCCCCAGGGAAGATTTTCCTCATGGGCACCGACAACTTTGGCCGCGACCTTTTTAGCCGCATCGTCTACGGGGGCCAGGTTTCCTTGACCATCGGTATCCTCTCGGCCTTGGTTTCCTTCACCCTGGGCCTGCTCTTGGGAGGCATTGCGGGGTATTTCTCCGGGCGGCCTTTGGCCCTCTCCCTTCCCCCAGCGGCCTGGCGGGGGCTGGGATGGGTGCTTGGCCCTCTGAGCCTTCTCCTTTGGCTGGCGGTGGGAGCTGGCGCCCTTTTCCTCGCCTGGTCTTTTGTGCGCCTGAGCCCTGGGGAAGGGGTTTTCTCCTACCTGGTGGACGGGGTGGTGCTGGCCCTAGGGATGGGGTCGGCCTTCCTCATCCTCCGGCGGGTCTTCCGGGAGCCCCTACGCCTGGACCCCGATGACCTCATCATGCGCACGGTGGAGATCATCGCCGCCATTCCCAGCCTCTTCCTCCTCATCTCCTTGCGGGCAGTCTTCCCCACCAACATCGACCCCCTCCTCACCTTTTACCTGGTGGTGGGCCTTCTGGGCTTCATCGGCTGGGGCGGTCTGGCCCGGGTGGTGCGGGGGATCGTGCTTTCCGTACGGGAGATGGACTACGTGCAGGCAGCCCGGGCCCTAGGGGCCTCAGACGGCCGCATCATCGGCCGGCACGTCCTTCCGGCCACGGCCAGTTACGTGATCGTGAGCCTTTCCCTCACCATCCCCGGGTTCATCCTGGGGGAGAGCGGCCTCTCCTTCCTGGGTCTGGGTGTGACCGAGCCCTACACCAGCTGGGGGCTTCTCCTCCAGGCGGCCCAGCAAGGCGGCTTCGCTTCCTTTACCGACCGCCCCTGGGTTCTCTGGCCGGGGTTTTTCATCTTCCTTTCCGTCCTCTCCTGGAACTTCCTGGGGGATGGCCTTCGGGATGCCTTGGACCCCAGGCGGAGGCAGTAG
- a CDS encoding ABC transporter permease codes for MTAYILRRILYLIPTFFGATFLAFLIIQMAPGDYLTQLELDPKVTPETIARLRAQFGLDRPVYEQYLLWMNNLLHLNLGYSFAYQAPVLEVIWPRVVNSMVIVIPSTLLLYLVAIPIGVYGAVRQYSLGDRILSFLAYVGLSVPSFFLALIAIYLLLQLKFRTGTLIFPVSGMTSSGFEQMPPLRQLLDIAWHAVVPVLVATANDIAGLSRLMRGQMLEVLGLDYIRTARAKGLSERVVLYKHAFRNAVIPFVATLGGLLPSLISGAGFVEVVMAWPGITPFFLDAIANQDLYVIAGFLTVSLVLLMIGNLISDLLLAWVDPRIRYD; via the coding sequence ATGACCGCCTATATCCTCCGCCGCATCCTCTACCTGATCCCCACCTTCTTTGGGGCCACCTTTTTGGCCTTCCTCATCATCCAGATGGCCCCTGGGGACTACCTTACCCAGCTGGAACTGGACCCCAAGGTCACCCCCGAGACCATCGCCCGCCTCCGCGCCCAGTTCGGCCTGGACCGTCCCGTGTACGAGCAGTACCTCCTGTGGATGAACAACCTTCTCCACCTCAACCTGGGCTACTCCTTTGCCTACCAAGCCCCCGTTTTGGAGGTGATCTGGCCCCGGGTGGTGAACTCCATGGTGATCGTGATCCCCTCCACCCTGCTCCTTTACCTGGTGGCCATCCCCATCGGGGTCTACGGGGCGGTACGCCAGTACTCCCTGGGGGACCGGATCCTTTCCTTCTTGGCCTACGTGGGCCTCTCCGTGCCCAGCTTCTTCCTGGCCCTCATCGCCATCTACCTTCTCCTGCAGCTCAAGTTCCGTACCGGAACCCTTATCTTCCCCGTTTCCGGCATGACCTCCAGCGGTTTTGAGCAGATGCCTCCCTTGCGGCAGCTCCTGGACATCGCCTGGCATGCGGTGGTCCCGGTCCTGGTGGCCACGGCCAACGACATCGCCGGGCTTTCCCGTCTCATGCGGGGGCAGATGCTGGAGGTCCTGGGCCTAGACTACATCCGCACCGCCCGGGCCAAAGGGCTTTCCGAGCGGGTGGTGCTTTACAAGCACGCCTTCCGCAACGCGGTGATCCCTTTTGTGGCCACTTTAGGCGGCCTCCTCCCCAGCCTGATCTCCGGGGCCGGGTTTGTGGAGGTGGTGATGGCCTGGCCGGGCATCACGCCCTTTTTCCTGGACGCCATCGCCAACCAGGACCTCTATGTGATCGCAGGCTTCCTCACCGTGAGCCTGGTCCTCCTCATGATCGGCAACCTGATCTCCGACCTCCTCCTGGCCTGGGTGGACCCCAGGATCCGTTACGACTAG
- a CDS encoding ABC transporter substrate-binding protein, with product MKKALVVLAGLLALASVANAQTFVWPQKWTVAKPSEVRRGGTLRASVISDYRTFNPFITAEAGNVPSIISPYGLVRRDPSTGDWIPYMAESFTVSANKLEITFKIRRGMKWSDGRPITADDWITTWRIHTDKAVGSNSYDSFFIDGKPITLQKIDDYTLRISYPKPDATAFAVAAFVPWPAHVFGPVYQREGAEGIKKMWTLNENPDNIVSAGPWLIESYRPGERLVLKRNPAFGEWNKDEAGNPLPYLDRYEIKIVKDTNAQLAEFLAGNIDVLAPSTVDHISQIRQAIQQGRLDATIKVNASPVASSQFMVFNWNKSSDPFKQNLFRSDKFRRAMSHIVNRQAVVDIVYGGLGTPMYTSVYPVLTQWINPRVPKYEYNLQEAAKLLAELGFSKKDREGYLVDNRGRRLEFNLATNAGNAQREQMAKLIVDEAKKVGVKINFSAIDFNTLVGQLLSSGADRPFDAIIIGLSGGDLDWPFGSNVVPCKGNLHMWNKSGQCLDPRETQLDALYSRGRTELEFQKRREIGFQMQQIEAQLLPVIYIAGHNYHPAWNNRLGGEHPDALISAIWGQRQLELTFIKR from the coding sequence ATGAAAAAAGCCCTGGTGGTTTTGGCAGGCCTTCTAGCCCTGGCCAGCGTGGCCAACGCCCAGACCTTCGTCTGGCCGCAGAAGTGGACGGTGGCCAAGCCTTCAGAGGTGAGAAGGGGCGGCACCCTTAGGGCCTCGGTCATCTCCGACTACCGCACCTTCAACCCCTTCATCACCGCCGAGGCGGGGAACGTGCCCAGCATCATCTCTCCCTACGGTCTGGTGCGCCGGGACCCCAGCACCGGGGACTGGATCCCCTACATGGCCGAGTCCTTTACCGTGAGCGCCAATAAGCTGGAGATCACCTTCAAGATCCGCCGGGGGATGAAGTGGTCCGACGGCCGGCCCATCACCGCCGACGACTGGATCACCACCTGGCGCATCCACACCGACAAGGCGGTGGGCTCCAACAGCTACGACTCCTTCTTCATCGACGGCAAGCCCATCACCTTGCAGAAGATCGACGACTACACCCTCCGCATCTCCTACCCCAAGCCCGACGCCACCGCCTTCGCCGTGGCCGCCTTCGTTCCCTGGCCAGCCCACGTCTTCGGCCCCGTGTACCAGCGGGAAGGGGCCGAGGGCATCAAGAAGATGTGGACCCTCAACGAAAACCCCGACAACATCGTCTCCGCGGGTCCTTGGCTGATTGAAAGCTACCGCCCCGGCGAGCGCCTGGTCCTGAAGCGCAACCCTGCTTTCGGGGAGTGGAACAAGGACGAGGCGGGTAACCCCCTGCCCTACCTGGACCGCTACGAGATCAAGATCGTCAAGGATACCAACGCCCAGCTGGCGGAGTTCCTGGCGGGTAATATCGACGTCCTGGCTCCCTCCACCGTGGACCACATCTCCCAGATCCGCCAGGCCATCCAGCAGGGTCGCCTGGACGCCACCATCAAGGTGAACGCTTCCCCAGTGGCCTCCAGCCAGTTCATGGTCTTCAACTGGAACAAGTCCTCCGACCCCTTCAAGCAGAACCTCTTCCGCTCCGACAAGTTCCGCCGGGCCATGAGCCACATCGTGAACCGCCAGGCGGTGGTGGACATCGTCTACGGCGGCCTGGGTACCCCCATGTACACCAGCGTCTACCCCGTGCTCACCCAGTGGATCAACCCCCGGGTGCCCAAGTACGAGTACAACCTGCAGGAGGCGGCCAAGCTCCTGGCGGAACTGGGCTTCAGCAAAAAGGACCGGGAAGGCTACCTGGTGGATAACCGGGGCCGCCGCCTGGAGTTCAACCTGGCCACCAACGCCGGCAACGCCCAGCGGGAGCAGATGGCCAAGCTCATCGTGGACGAGGCCAAGAAGGTGGGGGTGAAGATCAACTTCAGCGCCATCGACTTCAACACCCTGGTGGGCCAGCTCCTCTCCTCTGGCGCGGATCGGCCCTTCGACGCCATCATCATCGGCCTCTCCGGCGGCGATCTGGACTGGCCCTTTGGCTCCAACGTCGTCCCCTGCAAGGGTAACCTGCACATGTGGAACAAGTCCGGCCAGTGCCTGGATCCCCGGGAGACCCAGCTGGATGCCCTCTACTCCCGTGGCCGCACGGAGCTGGAGTTCCAGAAGCGGCGGGAGATCGGCTTCCAGATGCAGCAGATTGAGGCCCAGCTCCTCCCCGTCATCTACATCGCCGGGCACAACTACCACCCCGCCTGGAATAACCGCCTGGGTGGGGAGCACCCGGACGCCCTCATCAGCGCCATCTGGGGCCAGCGGCAGCTGGAGCTGACCTTCATCAAGAGATGA
- a CDS encoding zinc-binding dehydrogenase, whose amino-acid sequence MRAVVMEARGGPEVLKVAEVPTPEPGPKEVRIRVKAAALNHLDIWVRKGVASPKLPLPHILGADASGVVDQVGPGVTALAPGDEVVVNPGLSCGHCERCLAGEDNLCPRYEILGEHRFGAYAEYLVVPEVNLLKKPANLSFVEAAAIPLTFLTAWQMVVDKLQVRPGEDVLVMAAGSGVSVAAIQIAKLFGARVIATAGSEEKLRKARELGADETVNYTHPDWPKEVRRLTGGKGADKVVDHTGALYFEGVIRATANGGRIAIAGASSGYEGTLPFAHVFFRQLSILGSTMASKSRLFPILRLVEGGRLRPVVGQVLPLEAAQEGHRLLEERRVFGKVVLEVG is encoded by the coding sequence ATGCGCGCTGTGGTCATGGAAGCTCGAGGCGGCCCCGAGGTCCTGAAGGTGGCGGAGGTTCCCACACCCGAGCCGGGCCCCAAGGAGGTGCGCATCCGGGTCAAGGCCGCCGCCCTCAACCACCTGGACATCTGGGTGCGCAAAGGGGTAGCCAGCCCCAAGCTCCCCCTGCCCCACATCCTGGGGGCGGATGCCAGCGGGGTGGTGGACCAGGTGGGCCCCGGGGTCACGGCCCTGGCCCCCGGGGACGAGGTGGTGGTGAACCCGGGGCTCTCCTGCGGCCACTGCGAGCGCTGCCTGGCCGGGGAGGACAACCTCTGCCCCCGTTACGAGATCCTGGGGGAGCACCGCTTCGGCGCCTACGCCGAGTACCTGGTGGTGCCGGAGGTGAACCTCCTCAAGAAGCCCGCAAACCTTTCCTTTGTGGAGGCCGCCGCCATCCCCCTCACCTTTCTTACGGCCTGGCAGATGGTGGTGGACAAGCTCCAGGTGCGCCCCGGGGAGGACGTCCTGGTCATGGCGGCGGGCAGCGGGGTCAGCGTGGCCGCCATCCAGATCGCCAAGCTTTTCGGGGCCCGGGTCATCGCCACGGCGGGCTCGGAGGAAAAGCTCAGGAAGGCCCGGGAGCTGGGGGCGGACGAGACGGTGAACTACACCCACCCCGACTGGCCCAAGGAGGTGCGCCGCCTCACGGGAGGTAAAGGGGCAGACAAGGTGGTGGACCACACCGGGGCCCTTTACTTTGAGGGGGTGATCCGGGCCACGGCCAACGGGGGCCGGATCGCCATCGCCGGGGCCTCCTCGGGGTATGAGGGCACCCTGCCCTTCGCCCACGTTTTCTTCCGCCAGCTCTCCATCCTGGGCTCCACCATGGCCTCCAAGAGCCGGCTCTTCCCCATCCTGCGCCTGGTGGAAGGGGGCAGGCTCAGGCCGGTGGTGGGGCAGGTCCTGCCCCTCGAGGCCGCCCAGGAAGGGCACCGCCTCCTGGAGGAGCGGCGGGTCTTTGGCAAGGTGGTCCTAGAGGTGGGGTGA
- a CDS encoding NAD(P)/FAD-dependent oxidoreductase produces the protein MDHTDVIIIGAGPAGLFAGFYVGMRGLSFRFLDPLPEPGGQLAALYPEKYIYDVAGFPKVYAKDLVQGLVEQVAPFHPVYNLGERAETLEKEGEIFKVTTSLGHTYTAKAVIIAAGVGAFEPRRLGAPGEKELEGKGVYYAVKAKAEFQGKRVLIVGGGDSAVDWALNLLGTAQEITLIHRRPQFRAHEASVKELMQAHAEGRLRVLTPYEVRRIEGDAWVRRAVIFQNQTQEEMDLEVDAVLILAGYLTKLGPLAGWGLELEKNRIKVDTTMATSIPGVFACGDIVTYPGKLPLIVLGFGEAAIAANHAAAYANPALKVNPGHSSEKAEEKAPA, from the coding sequence ATGGACCACACGGACGTGATCATCATCGGGGCTGGGCCGGCGGGGCTCTTCGCCGGGTTCTACGTGGGCATGCGGGGGCTTTCCTTCCGCTTCCTAGACCCCTTGCCCGAACCCGGGGGGCAGCTTGCCGCCCTCTATCCGGAGAAGTACATCTACGACGTGGCAGGCTTCCCTAAGGTCTACGCCAAGGACCTGGTGCAGGGCCTAGTGGAGCAGGTAGCCCCCTTCCACCCGGTCTACAACCTGGGGGAACGGGCGGAAACCCTGGAAAAAGAAGGGGAGATCTTCAAGGTCACCACCTCCTTGGGCCACACCTACACCGCCAAAGCGGTGATCATCGCCGCCGGGGTAGGGGCCTTTGAGCCCCGGCGCCTGGGGGCCCCCGGGGAGAAGGAGCTGGAGGGCAAAGGGGTCTACTACGCGGTCAAGGCCAAGGCCGAGTTCCAGGGGAAGCGGGTGCTCATCGTGGGCGGTGGGGATAGCGCCGTGGACTGGGCCCTCAACCTCTTGGGAACCGCCCAGGAGATCACCCTCATCCACCGCCGGCCCCAGTTCCGGGCCCACGAGGCCAGCGTCAAGGAGCTGATGCAAGCCCATGCGGAAGGGAGGCTAAGGGTCCTCACCCCCTACGAGGTGCGGCGGATCGAGGGGGATGCCTGGGTCAGGAGGGCGGTGATCTTCCAGAACCAAACCCAAGAGGAGATGGATCTGGAAGTGGACGCGGTCCTCATCCTGGCCGGCTACCTCACCAAGCTGGGACCCTTGGCGGGCTGGGGCCTGGAACTGGAGAAGAACCGCATCAAGGTGGACACCACCATGGCCACCAGTATCCCCGGGGTCTTCGCCTGCGGGGACATCGTCACCTACCCGGGCAAACTCCCCCTCATCGTCCTGGGGTTTGGCGAGGCCGCCATCGCCGCCAACCACGCCGCCGCCTACGCCAACCCGGCCCTGAAGGTAAACCCCGGCCACTCCTCGGAAAAGGCCGAGGAGAAGGCCCCGGCCTAG
- a CDS encoding NYN domain-containing protein, translating to MRVALFIDGSYMYQAAKRLGWNVDHRRVLTQFATPEQLYNAFYYVPITDPEDERQQRFIDALVFMGYTVRSRLVRGDARFEAMMATDLLTTAPRWDRAIVASGSGDLAHTFAALRALGKEIHLLGLHDLADLELRNQADRFLNLPEWREVLERTMGGRRTYAGYPVEATVEVPPAPLESEQP from the coding sequence ATGCGGGTTGCCCTCTTCATTGACGGTTCCTATATGTACCAAGCGGCCAAGCGCCTGGGCTGGAACGTGGACCACCGCCGGGTCCTCACCCAGTTCGCCACCCCGGAACAGCTTTACAACGCCTTCTACTACGTGCCCATCACCGACCCGGAGGACGAGCGCCAGCAGCGCTTTATCGACGCCTTGGTCTTCATGGGCTACACGGTGCGAAGCCGCCTGGTGCGGGGGGATGCCCGGTTTGAGGCCATGATGGCCACAGACCTCCTCACCACCGCTCCCCGCTGGGACCGGGCCATCGTGGCCAGCGGCTCAGGGGACCTGGCCCACACCTTCGCCGCCCTCCGGGCCCTGGGCAAGGAAATCCACCTCCTGGGCCTGCACGACCTGGCAGACCTGGAGCTGCGCAACCAGGCGGACCGTTTCCTGAACCTTCCCGAATGGCGGGAGGTGCTGGAAAGGACCATGGGCGGCCGCCGCACCTACGCGGGCTACCCGGTGGAGGCCACGGTGGAGGTCCCGCCCGCCCCCCTAGAAAGCGAACAGCCCTAG
- a CDS encoding DUF402 domain-containing protein produces MSFPVRLGETVRVEFWKFPEDRLHYYWEARVVEVRPEGVLTLLPQGGVFHHVAKGKAVVLDHDAYVAFFPGAWYSGGPDVREGRVLEYYWNVQTPAAWTGRAFRQYDLELDVRCRADHTCQVFDREEFQAKRPLYPPSWVEAAEKAVEAILRHMGEGRWPVLPPGEPLPWMERV; encoded by the coding sequence GTGAGCTTCCCCGTGCGCCTCGGGGAAACCGTGCGGGTGGAGTTTTGGAAGTTCCCCGAGGATCGGCTCCACTACTACTGGGAGGCCCGGGTGGTGGAGGTGCGCCCCGAGGGGGTGCTTACCCTCCTGCCCCAGGGCGGGGTATTCCACCACGTGGCCAAGGGCAAGGCGGTGGTCCTGGACCACGACGCCTACGTGGCCTTTTTCCCCGGCGCCTGGTACTCGGGCGGGCCGGACGTGCGGGAGGGGCGGGTGCTGGAGTATTACTGGAACGTCCAGACCCCGGCGGCGTGGACGGGAAGGGCTTTCCGCCAGTACGACCTGGAGCTGGACGTCAGGTGCCGGGCGGACCACACCTGCCAGGTCTTTGACCGGGAGGAATTCCAGGCCAAGCGCCCCCTCTATCCCCCTTCCTGGGTGGAGGCAGCCGAGAAGGCGGTGGAAGCCATCCTCCGGCACATGGGGGAGGGGCGCTGGCCCGTCCTGCCCCCGGGGGAGCCCCTGCCCTGGATGGAGCGGGTTTAG
- a CDS encoding DUF2892 domain-containing protein, whose protein sequence is MTVNESTTDRILRFLLALVLLYFAFQSAAPWNWILGIVGVVLLFTALTGFCALYKVLGISTKR, encoded by the coding sequence ATGACGGTGAACGAAAGCACCACCGACCGGATCCTCCGCTTCCTCCTGGCCCTGGTCCTCCTCTACTTCGCCTTCCAGTCCGCCGCGCCTTGGAACTGGATCCTGGGCATCGTGGGGGTGGTCCTTCTCTTCACGGCGCTCACGGGCTTCTGCGCGCTTTACAAGGTCTTGGGCATCAGCACCAAGCGGTGA
- a CDS encoding tRNA-binding protein translates to MEALQAFQLLDLRIGRILRAEIHEKARKPSYKLWVDLGPLGVKTSSAQITELYRPESLVGRLVVCAVNLGTRVIAGFPSEVLVLGAKDAEGRVVLLTPEREVPLGEKVF, encoded by the coding sequence ATGGAAGCCTTGCAGGCCTTTCAGCTCCTGGACCTGAGGATCGGGCGCATCCTCCGGGCGGAAATCCACGAAAAGGCCCGCAAGCCCAGCTACAAGCTCTGGGTGGACCTGGGCCCTTTGGGGGTGAAGACCAGTTCGGCCCAGATCACTGAGCTCTACCGCCCGGAGTCCCTGGTGGGGCGGCTGGTGGTCTGCGCGGTGAACCTGGGCACCCGGGTGATCGCCGGCTTCCCCTCCGAGGTCCTGGTCCTGGGGGCCAAGGACGCGGAGGGCCGGGTGGTCCTTCTCACCCCGGAGCGGGAGGTGCCCCTGGGGGAAAAGGTCTTCTAG
- a CDS encoding SIS domain-containing protein, with the protein MASLLRQETEEAPKVVERLLKENEAEVRSLAAFLRRRPPALVLTAARGSSDFAALYAKYLLEARLFWPVLSLAPSVLTLYRARPKVPYPSLLLAYSQSGESPDVVEAVAAYRAQGVLTLALVNQEGSPLAQAAEVVLPLHAGEERSVAASKSFLAMLAATAHLLAHLLEEPRLRHALPALPEALFRALEGEGELAYLEDAEGLFVLGRGFAYPVALEAALKLKEVAALPAEGYSAAEFLHGPQALLQQGFPVLALVQGDETLEATLKTLEALRAKGAHLLVLSPVLEALDLAHTPLPVPAASEPELIPLLLAQAFYPKAEALARARGLDPDRPRHLSKVTRTR; encoded by the coding sequence ATGGCCTCTTTGCTGCGGCAGGAAACGGAGGAAGCCCCCAAGGTGGTGGAACGCCTCCTGAAGGAGAACGAGGCCGAGGTGCGTAGCCTGGCGGCCTTCTTGAGGCGGCGCCCTCCGGCTTTGGTCCTCACCGCGGCCCGGGGGAGTTCCGATTTCGCCGCCCTCTACGCCAAGTACCTGCTGGAGGCCCGCCTCTTTTGGCCCGTGCTTTCCCTGGCCCCCTCGGTCCTCACCCTGTACCGGGCCCGGCCCAAGGTGCCTTACCCCTCCCTTCTCCTGGCCTACAGCCAAAGCGGGGAAAGCCCCGACGTGGTGGAAGCGGTGGCCGCTTACCGGGCCCAAGGGGTCCTCACCCTGGCCTTGGTGAACCAGGAGGGGAGCCCCTTGGCCCAGGCGGCGGAGGTGGTCCTGCCCCTCCACGCGGGGGAGGAGCGCTCTGTGGCCGCCAGCAAGAGCTTCCTGGCCATGCTGGCGGCCACGGCCCACCTCCTGGCCCACCTTCTGGAGGAACCCCGCCTGCGCCATGCCCTTCCTGCCCTGCCCGAGGCCCTCTTCCGCGCCCTGGAGGGGGAAGGGGAGCTGGCCTACCTGGAGGATGCGGAGGGCCTTTTCGTTCTGGGAAGGGGTTTCGCCTACCCCGTGGCCCTCGAGGCCGCCCTCAAGCTCAAGGAGGTGGCCGCCCTGCCGGCGGAGGGCTACTCCGCGGCGGAGTTCCTCCACGGCCCCCAGGCCCTTTTGCAACAGGGCTTCCCCGTGCTGGCCCTGGTCCAGGGGGATGAGACCCTGGAGGCCACCCTGAAGACCCTGGAGGCTTTAAGGGCCAAGGGGGCCCACCTCCTGGTGCTTTCCCCGGTCCTCGAGGCCCTAGACCTGGCCCACACCCCTTTGCCCGTGCCCGCGGCCTCCGAGCCCGAGCTCATCCCCCTCCTCCTGGCCCAGGCCTTCTACCCCAAGGCCGAGGCCCTGGCCCGGGCCCGGGGTCTGGACCCCGACCGTCCCCGCCATCTTTCCAAGGTGACGCGGACCCGCTAG